The Syngnathus typhle isolate RoL2023-S1 ecotype Sweden linkage group LG11, RoL_Styp_1.0, whole genome shotgun sequence genome contains a region encoding:
- the sirt4 gene encoding NAD-dependent protein lipoamidase sirtuin-4, mitochondrial isoform X1, whose amino-acid sequence MNKGALYIMRLTCRVTTLHMTSSRRASSAPAGFFVPDCSSIDTQSLQLLQDFVSRATRLFAISGAGLSTESGIPDYRSEGVGLYARTDRRPMQHVEFVRSAKSRQRYWARNFLGWPQFSSHQPNAAHRALQHWEVQGKLHWLVTQNVDALHSKAGQKKLTELHGCAHRVMCLGCGSISAREELQRRFVELNPDWRAQAGAVAPDGDVFLEDELALNFRVPSCEVCGGTLKPEVTFFGDSVNKDTVQFVHNKLAESDAVLVIGTSLQVYSGYRFLLAASDRNIPVAIVNIGPTRADHLAQLKVRGRCGEVLSSIQPL is encoded by the exons ATGAACAAAGGTGCATTATATATC ATGAGATTGACATGCAGAGTCACAACACTGCACATGACATCGTCCAGGAGGGCATCCTCAGCTCCTGCTGGGTTCTTCGTCCCTGATTGCAGCTCCATAGACACGCAGTCCCTGCAGCTGCTCCAGGATTTTGTCTCCCGGGCCACAAGGCTCTTTGCCATCAGCGGCGCTGGTCTCTCCACAGAGTCGGGCATTCCAGATTACCGCTCGGAAGGTGTGGGCCTCTACGCCCGCACTGACAGGCGTCCCATGCAGCATGTTGAGTTTGTCCGTAGCGCCAAGTCCCGTCAGCGTTACTGGGCAAGGAACTTTCTGGGGTGGCCACAGTTCTCCTCGCATCAGCCCAACGCAGCTCACAGGGCCCTGCAGCATTGGGAGGTACAGGGAAAGCTCCACTGGCTGGTGACCCAGAATGTTGATGCGCTCCATTCAAAGgcaggacaaaaaaaactcactgAGCTCCATGGATGTGCTCACAG AGTGATGTGTTTAGGCTGTGGCAGTATTTCAGCGAGGGAGGAGCTCCAGAGGCGTTTTGTGGAGCTCAACCCAGACTGGAGGGCTCAGGCCGGGGCCGTGGCTCCAGATGGGGACGTGTTCCTGGAAGACGAGCTGGCTCTCAATTTCAGGGTTCCCTCCTGTGAGGTCTGTGGAGGAACACTGAAGCCTGAGGTTACCTTCTTCGGTGACTCAGTGAATAAAGACACAGTGCAGTTTGTGCACAACAAATTAGCGGAATCGGATGCAGTGCTCGTCATCGGGACATCGCTGCAG GTCTACTCGGGATACAGATTTTTACTGGCAGCCAGCGATAGAAATATACCGGTCGCCATCGTGAATATTGGACCGACGAGGGCAGACCATTTGGCCCAGCTGAAAGTGAGAGGTCGCTGTGGTGAAGTGCTGTCAAGCATTCAACCTCTCTGA
- the sirt4 gene encoding NAD-dependent protein lipoamidase sirtuin-4, mitochondrial isoform X2 produces the protein MRLTCRVTTLHMTSSRRASSAPAGFFVPDCSSIDTQSLQLLQDFVSRATRLFAISGAGLSTESGIPDYRSEGVGLYARTDRRPMQHVEFVRSAKSRQRYWARNFLGWPQFSSHQPNAAHRALQHWEVQGKLHWLVTQNVDALHSKAGQKKLTELHGCAHRVMCLGCGSISAREELQRRFVELNPDWRAQAGAVAPDGDVFLEDELALNFRVPSCEVCGGTLKPEVTFFGDSVNKDTVQFVHNKLAESDAVLVIGTSLQVYSGYRFLLAASDRNIPVAIVNIGPTRADHLAQLKVRGRCGEVLSSIQPL, from the exons ATGAGATTGACATGCAGAGTCACAACACTGCACATGACATCGTCCAGGAGGGCATCCTCAGCTCCTGCTGGGTTCTTCGTCCCTGATTGCAGCTCCATAGACACGCAGTCCCTGCAGCTGCTCCAGGATTTTGTCTCCCGGGCCACAAGGCTCTTTGCCATCAGCGGCGCTGGTCTCTCCACAGAGTCGGGCATTCCAGATTACCGCTCGGAAGGTGTGGGCCTCTACGCCCGCACTGACAGGCGTCCCATGCAGCATGTTGAGTTTGTCCGTAGCGCCAAGTCCCGTCAGCGTTACTGGGCAAGGAACTTTCTGGGGTGGCCACAGTTCTCCTCGCATCAGCCCAACGCAGCTCACAGGGCCCTGCAGCATTGGGAGGTACAGGGAAAGCTCCACTGGCTGGTGACCCAGAATGTTGATGCGCTCCATTCAAAGgcaggacaaaaaaaactcactgAGCTCCATGGATGTGCTCACAG AGTGATGTGTTTAGGCTGTGGCAGTATTTCAGCGAGGGAGGAGCTCCAGAGGCGTTTTGTGGAGCTCAACCCAGACTGGAGGGCTCAGGCCGGGGCCGTGGCTCCAGATGGGGACGTGTTCCTGGAAGACGAGCTGGCTCTCAATTTCAGGGTTCCCTCCTGTGAGGTCTGTGGAGGAACACTGAAGCCTGAGGTTACCTTCTTCGGTGACTCAGTGAATAAAGACACAGTGCAGTTTGTGCACAACAAATTAGCGGAATCGGATGCAGTGCTCGTCATCGGGACATCGCTGCAG GTCTACTCGGGATACAGATTTTTACTGGCAGCCAGCGATAGAAATATACCGGTCGCCATCGTGAATATTGGACCGACGAGGGCAGACCATTTGGCCCAGCTGAAAGTGAGAGGTCGCTGTGGTGAAGTGCTGTCAAGCATTCAACCTCTCTGA
- the lg11h1orf74 gene encoding UPF0739 protein C1orf74 homolog — translation MHTRELFLAAARKYLSTRRKSFSIPQSLDVAAQLLAVDLALKPALLYDANSASGEQVHHYLRSCQSSQLVSDSLITLDLNGNSLIVNPVATRSNLEKVLRNGGPAVIDVSHSLEKPAIIESVRAGLKNIAQDLLFCLRGFDAGKDVDKSISVAHGSDEWNLSAVFGLLLGYPAIYWFEQSESFENCLSMTPLTVTKATATWAADATSHKSCLYSFSIPAILQNESLSSLEEWKLGLQERFQEQNILKELNVCQSAVTLPSVCL, via the coding sequence ATGCACACTCGAGAGCTCTTTCTTGCTGCCGCTCGTAAATATTTGTCCACGAGAAGGAAATCTTTTTCCATCCCTCAAAGTCTGGATGTGGCTGCTCAGCTTTTGGCCGTTGATTTGGCTTTGAAACCTGCTCTGCTGTATGATGCAAACAGCGCCAGCGGAGAGCAAGTGCATCACTATTTGCGCTCGTGTCAATCGTCCCAGCTCGTGTCGGACTCCCTTATCACCTTGGACTTGAATGGTAACAGCCTCATTGTTAACCCGGTTGCAACCCGGTCCAATCTCGAGAAGGTGCTTCGCAACGGTGGCCCGGCTGTGATCGACGTCAGCCACTCATTAGAGAAGCCCGCCATCATAGAGTCAGTCAGAGCTGGGCTGAAGAACATCGCACAAGATCTCCTTTTTTGTCTCAGAGGGTTTGATGCAGGAAAGGATGTTGACAAAAGTATTTCTGTGGCACATGGTTCAGATGAGTGGAACCTGAGCGCTGTCTTCGGACTGTTACTGGGTTACCCTGCCATCTACTGGTTTGAGCAGAGTGAGAGCTTTGAAAACTGCCTCTCTATGACCCCCTTGACAGTGACCAAGGCAACTGCAACATGGGCGGCAGATGCAACCAGCCATAAAAGTTGCCTGTACTCATTTAGCATCCCGGCCATCCTACAAAATGAGTCACTATCCAGTCTGGAGGAGTGGAAGCTTGGCCTTCAAGAGAGATTCCAAGAGCAAAATATCCTAAAAGAACTCAATGTCTGTCAGTCTGCAGTCACTCTACCATCAGTCTGTTTGTAA
- the tomm6 gene encoding mitochondrial import receptor subunit TOM6 homolog: MSGVPGKKSSSGSSSATDWISLACKFATDRNDFRRNLLVNLGLFVAGVWIARNLSDFDLMAPQPAT; encoded by the exons ATGAGCGGAGTACCGGGCAAGAAGAGCTCGTCCGGCTCGTCAAGCGCGACAGATTGGATCAGTTTGGCTTGTAAAtttgcaacagacagaaatgattTCAGGAG GAATCTTCTGGTCAACTTGGGGTTGTTTGTGGCCGGTGTTTGGATTGCCAGAAATCTCTCCGATTTTGATTTGATGGCTCCTCAGCCTGCAACGTAA